In Zingiber officinale cultivar Zhangliang chromosome 1A, Zo_v1.1, whole genome shotgun sequence, the DNA window GATGATTGGGTAtcgtacgcccggccgaacggcacggggtcttcgatcgtcgagcgcttggcttggatattatacctccggccgaacggctcggggccttcgttcgtcgagcgcttggctcagatattatacctccggccgaacggcacggggccttcaatCGTCGAGTCTTTGGCTCGGTTTAtgcactcccggccgagcggctcggggccttcgttcgtcgagcgcCTGGCTCAGATATTATACCtctggccgaacggcacggggccttcaatcgtcgagcgcttggctcagatattatacctccggccgaacggcacggggccttcaatCGTCGAGCCTTTGGCCCGGTTTAtgcactcccggccgagcggcacgtggccttcccatcgagctcttggctcggtttatacactcccggccgagtggCACGGGAGTTCTTACTTAAACTACCAATCTGAGCAACAGGTAATTGAAAGAACTGACCTATCGATCGGCACGACTATGAcccaatttctcaactcccgaatacccgtggagtgaggagcatACGTTATACTTGTCGAAACTTATTGGCCAGTTGCCTCGCCTGATGAAGACCCCTTTGTCGGACCGATATCGGGGCAGGAGTTGCTCCCACCTGAGGGCCGATTGGACCCTTATTTTACTCCCATTTCTAATGTTTCTCCGGTCAGTCCTCCTGGGTCGCTCGGATATCCGCTCAGCTTGAGCCTTTtgtctctgttgctccacgagcttagctgctcttgcccccattagagcgtcgagtttctcctgggggagcatcacggtgtgagggTCATATTTCAACACCCttctaccaagggctcttattatggagggagctttcaacaTCGGAGAAATAAAGTGAAGTGGCGCTCTCCCTATCTTCGTCCTCGTGAAAATCTTCGCAAGTGGTCGAGGAGGGTCTCAGATGAGCTTCCAAATTCGACCCAAGTGAAGTCTGCACACACAAGAGAGATACATCTCCCGCAAGGATGTTATATAAGATAGATGCACTCataccgaggtgcacacgtgttatgtgccataccttagtatgggcttgtcagatgggcttgcctgaccccttactgctacagtctgagcacgtcattgatgggacagtgagtcCATGCCTtaagatcctgcgtatcacctgctgtcagaggatgtttctgtccttgtctctatgccgagcgtccgaccggtcggcggtttcctcacgtccgaccggtcggagCTTCCTAATCCGCTCGGGAGCTTCCTGGTCGCGTGctcgggactgttcgcagtgtttcattctttcggccgagcgggccatccgctcggctctactatactgttcatcataagcgtcggaaccccgactccccgcaggggtgtatcgcttccgctcggaagattcagCCGGTTATCACCATCACAATcagctcggccaagcttctggttggccttttacctttcgacctccacgtggtgttgactctgctaaatggggtcccccattcttaccgccggatcaactaTGTTTAACAATAGtggaagaaaattttaattatgatcTTATAATGAACCAAATTTGGTTGAGGACCTATTTGTTTGCTGATTGCTGTTGTAAGATAATCTGATATAAGTTGGTATTCATGCTTCATCATGTTGCAAGAGGAACAACAACAAAGAGGATATGCCGGTATAATGTGATATATTTTCTATAGACAGTCACGTAAATAGCTTTTACCTAGCTGTAAAACAAGACTTTTTAAAAATGGAATCCTAGACTCAAAGGGATGAAAGATGATAATTTCCTAGATGCATTTAATAAGTCTCTTGTTCAGGGAGTTCATCCATTCTTTCTGATGGCTACCAACTGTTTTTCTGAAGTCGTAACAGCTAAATTAATTGGACTGACATTGTTAATTTCTTCATACAAAAGATGTATCAAACTACATGCATTTTATTTTTGTGTCAAGGCAAACAAGTAATCCTACTTCGAGTATTTGATTTGCCAATTACAATGTTTCTACTGCCAACTGCTTCTGAATTTCGTGAAACCAGACTTGGCAAATATTTTTTGGGCCGAAGTCACATGTTCTAGTGTATTCTTTGCCGCTTCATTCTAAATTGTTTGCCGTGAATTTAAAATCGAacaaattagctatttttcaacaATTCTCTTCATTTCAAacctttatttatttttgtatatgGGTTTCTCAAGATGAACAAGGGAATGCATTTGAGTTGCTATCTCTTTAATGAGCACTGCCAATCCCTGCCAACTAATGAATGTTTCCATGACATTCTGCAACTTTCCTGAAGCTCCCATATATTTGCAGGTATGACTACTCTGGATACGGACAATCAACTGGAAAGGTTTATATACTCGCTTCCTTAACTATGTTTTATATTTTCTTGACGATTAGTAATAATGGTCAAAGTAACTAAAACTTTTCACTGATGTAGCCGAGTGAGCATAACACATATGCTGATATAGAGGCTGCTTATAAATGCCTCAAAGAAAACTATGGTGCCAAGGAGGATGAAATTATCCTATATGGTCAATCTGTAGGAAGTGGACCGACTGTGGATTTGGCTGCTCGCCTACCTTGCTTACAAGCTGTAATATTGCATAGCCCTATACTCTCAGGTTTAAGAGTAATGTATCCTGTGAAACGTACATACTGGTTCGACATCTACAAGGTTGAATTTCACTTATTCTGGTTTTCTTTGCTTTTATTGTTTCTGCATCTTAAGTTTTTATAATTTCTTAACATTCTAGTTAATTTTGCCTCCAGAATATTGACAAAATATCATTGGTCAACTGTCCCGTTCTAGTAATTCATGTAAGTATATTTCCTCTCACATTTTATATTTACTTGCACAAAGTTCAGTTTTGTGTTAAAATAACTCTTATTCTTCGGGGGAAATTTGTAGTTTCTTCATTATTTCTCTCAGATATTTTACATACTTGAAGAAGCTATTATTCTGGTAATCTGATTTGACCGATTCATCGAAACAAGGTGCAATACTTGTTCAATAATATATCTTAGCTAACTAAGTGTCAGCATTATTTTGTGGTCCGGTATACTATCTTCTTTGGTTGTAAGTGAAGTGTTGTCCAATAAATGTTCAAATTGACATAGATATCTGATACTGCTATGAGCAGATAAAAACGCAGTTAAATTGAAACTTTTGGCTCTTGTCAACGTCTTTCAGTTTCAGTTTTGCATGGTACACTGTATATCCTGCCACCAATTAATCCCCTTTTGCTCCATCACTATAAGATTTCTTATTTACAGTCGATTCCAAACAAACAACAAGTTATTGTGATTCTGATTATCTGTGTGGACTAAACAGATTGTAGCTACTCATGCTTGTTGGACTTGAAAGAGTATGATGCGACCACAAATATGGAATATTTGAATGTCATATGATGTTTGGGTTCTCACCATAAGTGAATATTGACTTTTATCATCGTGTGTTATAATGTACTTATGTAGTTAGTACATCTTTGTTTCTACTAACAAATCGGTATTAGGTAGTCTCTGAACTGTACATCTAATAGCATTCTCCACAAAATTCAACATTCTACCTTAATAGCTATTTGGAATTGCAGGATGAAACAAGAAACCTGTAGCACATGCCAAGAATTAAAGCTTTCATGCACTAAATTTTTGAACGCACAGCTAATTCATAAGTGTTTCCAGATTGAAGCGCACAACTTTTTATTTCCAGATTGGTCATTGGCCCCAAGTTAACTAAAGTCGGTGCATTTGCTGTTTTTAGCGTTTATTCCCCTCTTTATAGCACATATGCAATCTATTGGTCACAGTTTACCCAAGATAAATTTGCTAATTATCCAATCAGTTTTGATTCCTTAATTAATATCGTTGAAATCATGGCCTTGTTACCTAGTAAAATTAAATAGTTTCCTGGTCATCAAGGCTGATTTTGTTTCAAAAATAACTAACAGTTTGTCCTGCTTGAGGTATAAGTCCACTGTTTCGAGCGAAAGCTCCGTGTCTGCTTTGTTCAACATACCTGTGTCTTTATAATAATAAAGAGTTCATAAAAGCTATCCTATGTCTCTGCACTTACGACAATTCTAATGAAAAGTTCGATGTTTCAATCATTACTTTTGCAGACTAAATGCAGTTGTTAATTTTGAGATGCACCATTCTGCAGGGCACAGCAGATGATGTTGTGGACTTCTCTCATGGACAGCAACTGTGGGAAATGTGCAAGGAGAAGCATGAGCCACTCTGGCTTAAAGGAGGAAAACATTGTGACTTGGAACTTTTCCCTGATTACATCAAACACCTCAGAAAGTTCATAACAACAGTCGAGAAATGGAGAACTGACTGCACTTGGAGGACTTGGAGGAAATGCTCAGATCACTTTGAACCATCCAGGAAGAGCACTGATGGCTTCGAGCCACCAAGGAGGAGCACCAGCCGCCAAGAAAAAACAAAGCCAAGGAACAAGGACCAGAAGTATTACAATTTGGATAAGTTGGCAAAATTGGACGTCTCGCTCGACCAAATGGAGAAGTCAAGGAGGAGTTTAGACTGCTTCGGTATGTTCACAAAGCACATAGATCAAATCGACAGAGGGAGGAAGAGCGTCGACAGATTGGATAGGATACGGGCTAGGTGAAGCGAAAGTATAACCTCTTTGTAAACCTTACAGTCTTGATTGTGTCGACCATCTGCACATTTGTTTGTGTTACAAATGATGTAATTTGGCTGGATAGATGCTTATTATACCGTTAGTTGTATGTTGAAAGGTGAACCTTGTTGATGAATGATTGTAGCTCTTCCTTAATGTTCAAACGATTCATGTGCCTGGAAGTAGTTAATCAGTTATTATCTGGATATTTTAACACGTTATTTAATAACCAAATTATATGAGCTACAAAATTtcagcaacaaaaaaaaattataaaaagtcTAGGGATTTTTACCCTTTATTCACTTGGAAGCGGCCAGTTTGCACTACTGCTTCTTATCACACCAAGCTCGGTGGGCTACAAAATTATAACAATATTCAATAACAGTATAATTTGTATGTATGGATGAGTAATCGGTTTAAATCGAACTGACTAAATTTTTGCCGAATTAATTGAACCGatcaaactttttttaaaaaatagaacgGATCAAATCGataaaacattaattaatttgattttcgatcgaaataatcaaattttttgatttgattttgatttattttgatttgatttgattagatttaattcAGTTTAATTCGATTCAATTCGTAATATGATttctatttgatttgatttgattcctGTTTAATTTGATTCAATTCATAATATCGATTTAATCCGTTAagagaattttaattttcaaaattgaaactaaacccaattgatattttcagaaaaaaaaatcaaatttctaaattaacttttaacttcagtttaattacttaattaattcagtttaattaaattttcgtcCTACTTGATACGAGTTATATATTTTCTAACATTTTGCAATAATTACGTATAATCGCTCCCAAATCCAACGCTCGTGACGCGCGGTCACGTCAAAACTGCCGGCTACGGAGAGAGACTAACGTTGAACTGTACGCGTCCCTTCTTCCTGGGCCGATACTCGAAGGAGGAAGCCgttcccttcctcctctcctccgcCGGCGATCTCTGCGAAGGTACTCACCTCTCTCCTCCTCGTATTGTATTCTCCGCCCAGCACTAATCTCGTTCCGTCCTTATTTCCTCCCTTTATTCGTTCCCGCTGCTGCCGCATCAGCCCCCACTTGCGATTAGAGACGTTAGGGTTTCTGCCCAATCCCAATCGTAATCCTCGACCACGAGATTCAGATATTCTTTTGCAGCTAATTTGCTTGGGCCGCGATGCTCGCATCGAACAGAACTATGACGGTGATTGTGCTTATCCTTTGTGTCCGTTATGACCTTCGATGTGCTGATCCTTGCTCCACAAGTGTCTTTTTTCTGCGTGTCCCATATGATACCTGATCCCTTGTATGTACCCAGCGGCACGATTTCCAATCGTGTGGTCTCCCGTAAAGAACAAAGTAACTACTTTACATGGTTTCAAGCCAAAAATTCTTGGAGGAATCTGAATATGCTATTTGGATGTTGACGAATGACTTGTAGTATTCTAGATCTCTGAGAATGGCAGTTGAAAATTCCATTTTTGTCTTGTTTATCCTTTTTGTTGTGAAAATTGCATGCCATTTTCTAATATGGCATTCAACAACTGTTTGAGATATTTCATCTTTCAGTTGAAGAGAACATGGCTATGTTTTTCATAACGCCAGCCCCATGGGCATAGTAGGCAACTTATgccattttctaatttagtttgcAATTAGAGAACTTATCAGGTCTCCATATCCTTGTCACTCTTAACATTGGTAttatttctttaaaaacatgCAAGTGTTACCCCATTATACAAAGTGGGTCATTTCATCCcacatgaattttgaaaaagttgATAATAAACTTTGAACAATAAACAAGAGTTACAGGACAAATATTTCTATTTTGTTGATAAATTATTATGCTTCTATAGTATCATTATACATTTTAATCTGTATTCACTTTTATGATCTATCTTGTACTAGAAATTTATAGCTTTACCAGTGAAAACATGCCATTCCTGCAAGTTCACTTTATATCAACAACTAAATTCTTACTTTTTTGAAGTACTTAAAGATTATAACATGTGCTTCTCTACCACATATTTTTGATTATGTTTTTTATAACAATGATTTAATCAAATTATGCTCTGTTTCCTGAATTGTTTATTGCTTCTAAATTTTTGACTTGCCTATGCTGTTTTATGCTGATTGGGCGAATAATATGCAACCATAATTTACAGCAGGAATGTTAAGATAGCATACACATTATGGGTTGGCTGAGCAAATTTTTTAAAGGCTCCAGCCATAGAGTATCGGAGGGGCAATATCAAGACAGATATGGGGATGATGGAGTTTGGAATGAACCATTTAATTCCTTGGTAAGTGGTAAATTACAAGGATCTAAACTTTCTTGTTCCCCCTTTTATCAAACAATTTGTTTCAGCTTGCCTATTGCTTCTTTGCCACATGATCTCATCATTCCATTTCCTTCCATGGTGAAAATAAAATTTGTGAATTTGATAATAACTCAATGAAACATGTTATTGAGGAGGTTGAGGATCTATTTAGGTGTGCTTATTGGCCTTATTCATAATGTATATGTGTGGGTAATCATTCTGGGCTCAAACATTTATTGCAATTTTTCAAGACATGGTATCAGATATTTCTCCTTATCTACCTTAACTACATCAACCACACATGGGTGATTGTCCATGTAGCAAATCTCTACAAATATCTTGACTATGCTTAGTACAATTATTGTCAGAAGAATAGTGTATCCTCCATGTCCATGTCCATCACACCAATTTTTTTTCCCCGGGACCAATATGAACCAAAGGACTTACTGTTTTGCGCACATAGTTTTGAAATTCCTGTTGTTAGGGCAGAGCGATAACCCTAGAATTAGAAATTTGGATTTGACCTAAGAGATGGGAGAACAATTGTATGAACAACATGACAAAGACTATGTTGGATCTGTGTGttcgaaggggggggggggggttgaatattgACCGTCGTTTAGACTTAGGTacattgttaaacatcgaaaccttAGAGGTTGATTGTACCAACAGAGTCTttatattctttattttaaaatgcaCAAATATCATCACAAAACTTAGGAAATAGTTTGCATAGAAGGCCCTAGCCACCCGCTGTTTTCTTCTGAAAAAATAAAACAGGTTGTTCTTCAGATCACTCATTGTTTGACACAGCTATGAGGAAACCAATTTTTTTTGGGTACTTAAGAGTTTTTTCCACCACTAAATTCTTAACACAAAAATTTTTTATATCACAAATGCAGGGAACACAGAATCCCCTATCAGACTATGAAAATGAAGATATAGATCGTGCAATTGCACTTTCCTTATCTGAAGAAGAGCATAAAAAAGTAAAACCGACAGGTAAGTTCTATGCTATCCTATGTTGTATCAATAGCATATCTTGCCATACAATCTTTCattcaatttttttctttatacATAATAATACTATTCCAGAATGCAAAAGAttgtctcttttcttttgctgTTGTTTATGCTTGTTTGTGTTTCCATTTTTTGCATTACTCTTTTTCAACTGGGATTCAAATCTAGGCTTGGGCCAACTCAAACTAGAAACAAATATGATGTGTTGAAAAAACAGATCAAACCCAATTAACCACAGGTGAAAATATGCTAGATTTGTGCTTTGTTAAAATGCTGAACCTGATTTCCATTTCTAAGTTTTCTGATCTATACTTGTGGACTAGTTGGATAGGTCTATCCCAATCAGACTACTAGTCTGTGTTTGTGGCTCTGAGAACTATAGGAAAATCAACACATCTTCCTTTCTCAGACACATCTCTTATGTCTATATTCGTCAGCAATGCATATTTTGTGATTTGGAGTCAAATATAGATTGGTAGTGGATTTGTGAGAGCACCATCATCAAAAACTGTGCTGATCCGGGATCTTATCCCATTGAACTCAATGCAATACTTAATACTAAAGATATATGTCATAGCCTTTAGATACT includes these proteins:
- the LOC122017255 gene encoding alpha/beta hydrolase domain-containing protein 17C-like, translated to MGGVTSSVAAKLAFFPPSPPSYEVVTEPESGVVRLSNYPPRENVEVLRLPTRRGTEVVALYVRNPLAVSTVLYSHGNAADLGQMYELFVELSIHLRVNLLGYDYSGYGQSTGKPSEHNTYADIEAAYKCLKENYGAKEDEIILYGQSVGSGPTVDLAARLPCLQAVILHSPILSGLRVMYPVKRTYWFDIYKNIDKISLVNCPVLVIHGTADDVVDFSHGQQLWEMCKEKHEPLWLKGGKHCDLELFPDYIKHLRKFITTVEKWRTDCTWRTWRKCSDHFEPSRKSTDGFEPPRRSTSRQEKTKPRNKDQKYYNLDKLAKLDVSLDQMEKSRRSLDCFGMFTKHIDQIDRGRKSVDRLDRIRAR